One stretch of Punica granatum isolate Tunisia-2019 unplaced genomic scaffold, ASM765513v2 Contig00414, whole genome shotgun sequence DNA includes these proteins:
- the LOC116190287 gene encoding BI1-like protein, with protein MERAAFGYSAVSKGEKDLESGETLYPGLSHGENQLRWGFIRKVYGILAAQILLTTVVSAVTVLYAPVNELLRGSPGLLLFLVFLPFILLWPLHVYQQKHPLNFVFLGLFTLTLSFTVGVSCANTDGKIVLEALILTSAVVFALTGYTFWASRKGKDFSFLGPILFTSLVVLIMTSFLQMFFPLGPTSVAIYGGISAIVFAGYIVYDTDNLIKRFTYDEYIWASVTLYLDILNLFLTILRMMREGNN; from the exons ATGGAGAGGGCTGCGTTCGGGTACTCTGCCGTGAGCAAGGGTGAGAAGGATCTCGAGTCCGGGGAGACGCTCTACCCGGGCCTCAGCCACGGCGAGAACCAGCTCCGGTGGGGCTTCATCCGCAAGGTCTACGGGATCCTGGCTGCTCAGATCCTGTTGACCACCGTCGTCTCCGCCGTAACCGTCCTCTACGCCCCTGTCAACGAGCTCCTCAGGGGAAGCCCCGGCCTCCTGCTCTTCCTCGTGTTCCTTCCTTTCATCT TGTTGTGGCCTCTGCATGTTTATCAGCAGAAGCACCCCTTGAACTTTGTCTTCCTGGGCCTCTTCACGCTGACACTGAGCTTCACTGTCGGAGTGAGCTGTGCAAACACTGATG GAAAAATTGTGCTCGAAGCTCTAATCTTAACATCAGCAGTTGTGTTTGCCCTAACCGGGTATACATTCTGGGCCTCTAGGAAGGGCAAGGATTTCAGCTTCCTTGGTCCGATTCTGTTCACCAGCCTTGTCGTTCTGATCATGACTAGCTTCTTGCAG ATGTTCTTCCCACTGGGCCCCACATCAGTGGCCATCTACGGAGGCATCAGCGCCATCGTCTTTGCAGGATACATCGTCTATGACACTGACAATCTGATCAAGCGGTTCACATACGATGAGTACATCTGGGCTTCCGTCACTCTCTACCTGGACATTCTCAACCTGTTCCTCACCATTCTGAGGATGATGAGGGAGGGAAATAATTAA
- the LOC116190282 gene encoding TMV resistance protein N-like: protein MDDLVETMSNQLDIHVPGVRYVGIYGIGGCGKTTLAKIMFNQLSACFDACSFLADVRESSKRGLLYLQKKLVSNLRARHSSDISDVDDGIKTLKDICKSKKVLIVLDDVDKREQIESLAGSFSWFSSGSRIIVTTRDVRVLTVVQEELDGDTPVNTKMSTLEMKGLDSEQALQLFSTFAFKTDQPPADYLDLSKEVISLTGQLPLALEIIGSQLFDKRKVEWEEKLSTLTKIPHQNIQRKLMISYEDLEYRTKQIFLDIACLPVNLKKANAIPMWRSYGLHPEVGIKDLISMSLIKIVDEDKIWMHDLLRELGKEIACMENFIDIRKRSRLWILEEAFGILKRKEGSGKTQVLHLSDDGCLQNYILTCENFKNLRNLRYLRLCGSNIEGDFEHQFPRLCWLCWQSCPSDFKAKNLNLEKLAVLDLSSSHISENWEGWSQIRVGDNLAVLDLSNCKRLYRTPDLSRYSTLERLILKDCCSLCQLDCSIGKLKRLKHLNLNGCRSLRGLPGEIGSAEALEEIFLEGSHNSFTLLPESVSNLTSLTTIEVDNSHICQLPDSIGRLGKVTHLSLEQCHQMRRLPNTVGDIKSLLELDLSYTGITELPDSLGRLKKLKRLSLMACPNIKKLPDSLGDLKSLVELDISSTQLIELPDSIGNLEE from the exons ATGGATGATCTAGTCGAAACAATGTCAAATCAATTAGACATCCATGTGCCTGGCGTACGATATGTGGGAATTTATGGAATTGGTGGTTGTGGTAAGACAACTCTTGCCAAGATTATGTTCAACCAGCTCTCTGCTTGCTTCGATGCTTGTAGTTTTCTTGCGGATGTTCGAGAATCATCAAAACGTGGTCTCCTATATCTGCAGAAGAAACTAGTTTCTAATCTTCGAGCAAGACACTCAAGCGATATTTCCGATGTTGATGATGGGATTAAGACGCTAAAAGATATATGTAAAAGCAAGAAAGTTCTCATAGTTCTTGATGATGTGGATAAGAGGGAGCAAATTGAGAGCCTAGCTGGGAGTTTCAGTTGGTTTTCCTCCGGAAGTAGGATAATTGTCACAACGCGGGATGTACGTGTCCTCACGGTAGTCCAAGAAGAATTGGATGGAGACACTCCCGTGAACACAAAGATGTCGACTTTGGAAATGAAAGGACTGGATTCTGAGCAAGCTCTTCAACTCTTCAGTACCTTTGCTTTTAAGACGGACCAACCTCCGGCTGACTACCTTGATCTTTCGAAGGAAGTCATTTCTCTTACTGGACAACTTCCTTTAGCTCTTGAAATCATTGGTTCGCAGCTTTTCGATAAGCGCAAAGTAGAATGGGAAGAAAAATTAAGTACTCTAACAAAAATACCTCATCAGAACATCCAAAGAAAGCTAATGATAAGCTATGAAGATCTAGAATACCGTACAAAACAGATATTTCTTGACATTGCTTGTTTGCCTGTTAACTTGAAAAAGGCAAATGCAATTCCCATGTGGAGATCTTACGGTTTGCATCCGGAGGTGGGGATTAAAGACTTAATTTCCATGTCCCTTATCAAAATTGTTGATGAGGACAAGATATGGatgcatgatcttcttagagAACTGGGAAAAGAAATTGCTTGCATGGAGAATTTCATAGATATCCGAAAGCGCAGTCGTCTCTGGATTCTTGAGGAAGCCTTTGGGATACTAAAGAGAAAAGAG GGAAGTGGGAAAACTCAAGTGTTGCATCTATCAGATGATGGTTGTTTGCAAAATTACATCCTTACAtgtgaaaatttcaaaaatctaCGCAATCTAAGGTACCTTAGGTTGTGCGGGTCGAATATTGAAGGAGATTTTGAGCACCAATTTCCACGGTTATGCTGGCTATGTTGGCAATCTTGCCCTTCTGATTTCAAGGcgaaaaatttgaatttagagaAGCTGGCCGTACTCGACCTCTCAAGCAGTCACATCAGTGAAAACTGGGAAGGATGGAGCCAAATTCGa GTTGGAGATAATTTGGCAGTTTTAGACCTATCCAACTGCAAAAGATTATATAGGACACCAGACTTATCACGGTATTCAACTCTTGAGAGATTGATTCTTAAAGATTGCTGCTCGTTATGTCAATTAGACTGCTCCATTGGGAAGCTGAAAAGGTTGAAGCACTTGAATTTGAATGGATGTCGGAGTCTTCGAGGCTTGCCTGGAGAAATAGGTTCTGCAGAAGCTTTGGAAGAGATCTTCCTAGAAGGCAGCCACAATAGTTTCACTTTGTTACCAGAATCGGTCAGTAACTTGACGTCCTTAACGACAATCGAAGTAGACAACTCTCATATCTGTCAACTTCCAGATAGTATTGGGCGATTAGGGAAAGTCACACATCTCTCGTTGGAGCAATGTCATCAGATGAGGAGACTTCCAAACACCGTTGGAGATATAAAATCATTACTTGAATTAGATCTATCATATACAGGGATCACAGAATTACCCGATTCCCTCGGACGCCTGAAGAAGCTCAAGCGCCTTTCTTTGATGGCATGTCCAAACATTAAAAAGCTTCCAGACTCACTAGGTGATCTGAAATCTTTAGTCGAGTTGGATATATCTTCCACACAACTCATTGAGTTACCCGACTCCATTGGGAATCTGGAGGAATGA
- the LOC116190289 gene encoding BSD domain-containing protein 1-like, with protein MDFFKSVFSDDPSPSGSDPDSPKQPEPQDPPGDAPAPGTGSGGGAWSFGGLIKNLATRSESVIQHYRRDIEEFGSGLRKETTVIREAASRAVKDLPASLEVGASVAQESLESVGQAIDDIGATVWKSTAEIISHSKDALLDLDSDSAEIANAGGNISSGSQLHSYSSLGLDVKKYSRFDAQLRAIQCDVGTYCDEPEDKEDYGEWEIGFVLEERSAEIESLIQENGIIKDIYDRVVPDMVDRETFWGRYFYRVDKLKQAEDARARLVKRAISGDEDEDLRWDFDDDGNGEEGEGSASNSKNGILESVKEGSSQVAGEEVSEELRDDKSDGKIEEKEKVESVESCKDSDVSIVSTQPSIPEEDLGWDEIEDMVSNDESRGDGGASSSASRVDLRKRLSAAEEEEDLSWDIEEDDEPPKAQ; from the coding sequence ATGGATTTCTTCAAATCCGTCTTCTCCGACGACCCCTCGCCGTCCGGTTCCGATCCCGATTCGCCCAAGCAGCCGGAGCCACAGGACCCGCCCGGAGACGCTCCCGCCCCTGGCACTGGCTCCGGCGGAGGCGCGTGGAGCTTCGGTGGCCTGATCAAAAACCTCGCCACCAGATCGGAGTCCGTGATCCAGCACTACCGGCGGGACATCGAGGAGTTCGGGTCCGGCCTGAGGAAGGAGACCACGGTCATCCGCGAGGCCGCCTCCCGCGCCGTCAAGGACCTCCCGGCGTCGCTCGAGGTCGGCGCGTCGGTCGCCCAGGAGTCCCTCGAGTCGGTCGGCCAGGCCATCGACGACATCGGCGCCACTGTCTGGAAGTCCACCGCCGAGATCATCTCCCACAGTAAGGACGCCTTGCTAGATCTTGATTCTGATTCTGCCGAAATTGCGAATGCTGGGGGCAATATTAGTAGCGGCTCTCAGTTGCATAGCTATAGCTCTCTGGGCTTAGATGTTAAGAAGTACAGCAGGTTCGATGCTCAGTTGCGTGCGATTCAGTGTGATGTTGGTACCTACTGTGACGAGCCAGAGGATAAGGAGGATTACGGGGAATGGGAGATAGGGTTTGTTTTGGAGGAGAGGAGTGCAGAGATTGAGAGCTTGATTCAAGAAAATGGAATCATCAAGGACATATATGACAGGGTCGTGCCTGACATGGTTGATCGCGAGACTTTCTGGGGAAGATACTTTTACAGAGTGGACAAGCTCAAGCAGGCCGAGGACGCCAGGGCTAGGCTCGTGAAGCGGGCAATTTCTGGGGATGAAGATGAGGATTTGAGGTGGGATTTCGACGATGACggcaatggtgaagaaggtGAAGGCTCGGCATCAAACTCCAAGAATGGAATTCTCGAATCAGTGAAAGAAGGGTCTAGTCAAGTTGCGGGTGAGGAAGTTTCTGAAGAACTGAGGGACGATAAGTCGGATGGAAAGattgaagagaaagagaaggtgGAGAGCGTGGAGTCGTGTAAAGACAGCGATGTCTCAATTGTTTCAACCCAACCCTCGATACCTGAGGAAGACCTGGGGTGGGATGAGATCGAAGACATGGTGAGCAATGACGAGAGCAGAGGGGATGGTGGTGCCTCCAGCAGTGCGAGCAGAGTCGACTTAAGGAAGCGGCTTAGTGCTgctgaggaagaggaggactTGAGTTGGGATattgaggaagatgatgaaccTCCCAAAGCTCAATGA
- the LOC116190280 gene encoding probable leucine-rich repeat receptor-like protein kinase At5g63930 translates to MDGCHVEKLPRSIGMMKKLEELHADSSSLKGEIPTEIGMLSCLRVLELSSTKISSLPSEISQLSSLQKVSLRCCHGLEDLPRLPISLLTLQVMSSALRTVPDLSGLNNLTDLLLLGYIQGYQFSQLSQSAESMNPSRWMRNEWTVKRRIGQIINLPKLENLVLQLSNVTSLPVEIGASQVLKFLVVGGPQLRHIPQLPSSLSTLVFWCLKLNGKQPCLSNLKKLTSLGFLECSIGEDGLECLGVGELEQLETLSIYCDTTDLTGLQLPPNLQKLYVVDCAYVRRLPDLSHLKNLKLLKLQNCKQLAEIPGLGELEPLPKISIVSCDSLANQEIRSNMPEETL, encoded by the coding sequence ATGGATGGTTGTCACGTGGAGAAGCTACCTAGATCTATTGGGATGATGAAGAAGCTTGAAGAGCTACATGCTGATAGCAGCTCCTTGAAAGGCGAAATCCCCACTGAAATAGGCATGTTGTCTTGCTTGAGAGTCTTGGAGTTATCATCTACAAAGATATCCTCATTGCCCTCTGAAATTAGTCAGCTCTCTTCTCTCCAAAAAGTCTCTTTGAGATGTTGCCATGGACTAGAAGATTTGCCGAGGCTTCCCATTTCGTTGTTAACGTTACAGGTCATGTCATCGGCATTGAGGACGGTCCCTGACCTCTCCGGACTGAATAACCTCACTGATTTACTCTTGCTCGGTTATATCCAAGGGTATCAGTTTAGTCAATTAAGCCAATCTGCAGAATCAATGAATCCGAGTAGATGGATGAGGAATGAGTGGACGGTGAAAAGAAGAATTGGTCAGATTATCAATCTACCGAAACTGGAGAATCTAGTGCTCCAGCTTTCGAATGTTACCAGCTTACCAGTGGAGATAGGTGCTTCTCAAGTACTCAAGTTTCTCGTAGTGGGTGGTCCACAATTACGGCACATCCCTCAGCTTCCGTCCAGTCTCTCCACTCTGGTTTTCTGGTGCTTGAAGTTGAATGGGAAGCAGCCATGCCTTTCAAACTTGAAAAAGTTGACATCTCTAGGTTTCCTCGAGTGTTCGATAGGAGAAGATGGTTTGGAATGTCTGGGAGTTGGAGAACTCGAGCAACTGGAAACACTCAGTATTTACTGTGACACGACAGATCTTACTGGTCTTCAGCTCCCGCCAAATTTGCAGAAACTGTATGTAGTTGACTGCGCTTACGTGAGGAGATTACCGGATCTTTCACACTTGAAGAATCTGAAGTTGTTGAAATTGCAAAACTGCAAACAACTCGCGGAGATTCCAGGCCTTGGAGAGTTAGAACCGTTGCCAAAAATATCTATTGTTTCGTGCGATTCATTGGCAAATCAGGAGATAAGATCAAATATGCCAGAAGAGACCTTATAA
- the LOC116190284 gene encoding protein ABCI12, chloroplastic-like — protein sequence MLCANCTFQRATLAPLPQEPSGRPSISSNSGLHHWNPRLPPSQVKTLKLLGHRGFKVGASVGSDGGGTENWVNRLPIISLGPDKVFRLIANATASPICQFVPSPGTFLHSVDPRIKLVWVVALVVLPARSHIMMRFGLVVYLAFLSIWILPRHLWMDQLGRVSLLSGILFIMLGLGSDGAPALVQSKTPPAAMMGLPSLPASFMSYSYLIMKLGPLQFTRKGLSVASTAACLTFTIFQSASLCLTTTSPEQLAFALRWYLIPLTYVGVPVDEIILTLLLSLRFIHIVFDELRNVALGIVSRRINWVQLTMMETIDIFIGYIQRIFKNIFNHAEQISQAMIVRGFRGNSCSHKIYFLSGSSNATSNVISLVCLAGLVGASILSEYIFV from the exons ATGTTGTGCGCAAATTGTACGTTCCAACGGGCAACCTTAGCTCCTCTCCCGCAGGAACCCAGCGGACGACCCTCAATTTCGTCGAATTCCGGCCTTCATCATTGGAACCCCAGGCTGCCCCCTTCTCAGGTCAAAACCCTAAAGTTGTTGGGACACCGGGGCTTCAAGGTCGGGGCCTCCGTCGGCAGCGATGGTGGTGGAACCGAGAACTGGGTCAACCGATTGCCCATCATTTCTCTCGGACCTGATAAGGTTTTCCGGTTGATAGCGAACGCGACCGCCAGCCCCATTTGCCAGTTCGTGCCCTCGCCCGGGACGTTCTTGCATTCGGTCGACCCGAGAATCAAACTG GTATGGGTTGTGGCTCTTGTCGTTTTGCCTGCTCGGTCCCACATAATGATGCGCTTTGGATTAGTCGTGTACTTGGCTTTCCTTTCGATATGGATCCTCCCTAGACATTTATGGATG GATCAACTGGGAAGGGTATCCTTGCTCTCGGGTATTCTTTTCATCATGTTGGGTCTGGGATCGGATGGTGCGCCTGCTCTTGTCCAATCAAAAACTCCACCAGCTGCCATGATGGGACTCCCTAGTCTTCCTGCATCTTTCATGAGTTACTCTTACCTGATTATGAAGCTCGGACCACTTCAGTTTACGAGGAAGGGCTTGTCGGTTGCTAGCACAGCAGCATGCTTAACTTTCACT ATCTTCCAAAGTGCAAGCCTTTGCCTGACAACCACATCACCTGAGCAACTAGCATTTGCTTTAAGATGGTACTTGATCCCACTAACATACGTTGGCGTACCAGTGGATGAAATTATTCTGACCTTGTTACTCTCCTTGAGATTCATCCATATAGTTTTTGATGAG TTAAGAAATGTTGCACTGGGGATCGTCTCTCGTAGGATAAATTGGGTTCAGCTAACCATGATGGAGACAATTGATA TATTCATTGGCTATATCCAGCGGAtcttcaaaaatatatttaaccATGCAGAGCAGATCTCTCAG GCGATGATTGTCAGAGGCTTTAGGGGGAACAGCTGCAGTCACAAGATCTACTTTCTGTCTGGCTCATCGAATGCTACATCCAATGTCATCTCCTTGGTGTGCTTGGCAGGCCTTGTAGGCGCTTCGATCTTGTCAGAGTACATCTTTGTTTGA
- the LOC116190283 gene encoding pentatricopeptide repeat-containing protein At5g18950-like, whose amino-acid sequence MARAYWSISVLRHGHGAPLRPAALIRFLSTEPGVDAEKLNSNVSMSEIAKRVCHITRTRPRWEKTLASDFPSFDFSNPVFLQELFKNQSNLLISIRFFYWSLSHYGARLDPGSCELLFDSLVEAQACHAAKSFIAQTGFAPQAASLERYVICLFKGGLVDDAMDAFRRLKKKGLTLKSKTWNVAFSACVKAERTGLVWELYKELVASGSLVDMGEETVGHLIRAFCLDGEVSRGYKLLRLVLEDGLVPRPVAFNVLISSYCKRRKFDRVSELLHLMIEKNCTPSLPTYQAVINGLLMRWQQFEALRVFNELKDRGYAPDRIMYATMIHRLCEIGWVWDARKLLYEMISKGFLPEKDTICRMINAFFKVGNVEVARKLFAQLSDKGLGGRTSIYDTMICGLIFHKKIEEAWDLFQEMPQKGIARDYLTYYALIGYFLAEGEKKECRKLCRKLFDEAIAQCLLKEMGDVEGVKVLLEQMKKQRFTPLPLDDLLIWGLCGKGLAAEARDRLVSMRKREIKPRMETFARLLKCLTEGNSVNNSFAVLAFMFKAGCHKVVRRPLIHKLRQGESGLIET is encoded by the coding sequence ATGGCGCGAGCTTACTGGTCCATCTCAGTCCTACGCCATGGCCACGGCGCTCCGCTGAGACCCGCTGCCCTAATTCGGTTCCTCAGCACAGAGCCTGGAGTTGATGCCGAAAAACTCAATTCGAACGTTAGCATGTCTGAGATTGCCAAAAGGGTTTGTCACATTACGAGGACTCGACCTAGATGGGAGAAGACCCTGGCCTCGGatttcccttcctttgattTCTCCAATCCGGTGTTCTTGCAAGAGCTGTTCAAGAACCAGAGTAATTTGCTCATATCTATCAGGTTCTTTTACTGGTCTCTCTCCCATTATGGTGCCCGGCTCGACCCCGGTTCCTGCGAGTTGCTCTTCGATTCGCTTGTGGAGGCCCAGGCTTGTCATGCTGCGAAGTCGTTCATTGCTCAGACGGGTTTTGCTCCCCAAGCTGCCTCGCTTGAACGGTATGTTATTTGTCTCTTCAAGGGGGGCTTAGTTGATGATGCAATGGATGCGTTCCGCAGGTTGAAGAAAAAGGGACTTACCCTTAAGTCCAAGACGTGGAATGTGGCGTTTTCAGCATGTGTCAAGGCCGAGAGGACTGGCCTCGTGTGGGAATTGTACAAGGAGTTGGTGGCATCGGGTAGTTTAGTTGACATGGGAGAGGAGACTGTCGGGCATCTCATTCGAGCTTTTTGTCTCGATGGAGAAGTGTCGAGGGGTTACAAGCTGCTCAGGCTGGTCTTGGAAGATGGGCTGGTCCCTCGACCGGTGGCCTTCAATGTATTGATCTCTAGTTACTGTAAAAGGCGTAAATTCGATCGAGTGTCTGAACTCCTGCACTTAATGATTGAGAAGAACTGCACTCCTAGTCTTCCCACGTATCAGGCAGTCATTAACGGGCTGCTCATGCGATGGCAGCAGTTTGAGGCTCTTCGTGTTTTCAATGAATTAAAGGACAGAGGCTATGCCCCAGATCGGATCATGTATGCAACTATGATTCACCGCCTTTGCGAGATTGGATGGGTTTGGGACGCGAGGAAGTTGTTGTATGAGATGATCAGTAAAGGGTTTCTCCCAGAAAAGGACACCATCTGTAGAATGATCAACGCATTCTTCAAGGTCGGTAACGTCGAAGTTGCCCGCAAGCTATTTGCCCAGCTGTCAGATAAGGGTCTTGGAGGAAGAACCAGCATTTACGACACGATGATTTGTGGGTTGATTTTCCATAAAAAGATAGAAGAAGCATGGGACTTGTTTCAGGAAATGCCCCAGAAGGGCATTGCCCGTGATTACTTGACATACTATGCGTTGATTGGGTACTTTTTGGCAGAAGGGGAGAAAAAGGAGTGCAGAAAGCTCTGTAGAAAGCTCTTTGATGAAGCCATTGCGCAATGTCTCTTGAAAGAGATGGGGGATGTAGAAGGAGTAAAGGTACTTTTGGAACAGATGAAAAAGCAGCGCTTCACTCCATTGCCTCTGGATGATCTTCTCATTTGGGGATTGTGCGGAAAAGGGCTTGCTGCTGAAGCAAGGGATCGGCTTGTGAGCATGCGAAAGAGAGAGATCAAACCTCGGATGGAAACCTTCGCGAGACTGCTTAAGTGTCTTACGGAAGGGAATAGCGTCAATAATTCATTTGCAGTCCTAGCTTTTATGTTCAAGGCAGGTTGTCACAAAGTCGTAAGACGTCCACTCATCCACAAGCTCCGTCAGGGGGAGTCGGGTCTCATCGAAACATAA